One Canis aureus isolate CA01 chromosome 35, VMU_Caureus_v.1.0, whole genome shotgun sequence genomic region harbors:
- the PARP9 gene encoding protein mono-ADP-ribosyltransferase PARP9 isoform X3, translating to MLIPGLELSVWWDDLTRHAVDVVVNAANGDLIHAGGLARALVNAGGPEIQEESRRFISQFGKIPTGKIAITNAGRLPCRFIIHAVGPQWTATDCDACIHKLQEAIVNILDYATFTSPYIKTLAIPALSSGIFQFPLDLCTQTIVKTIYLYYQGKQLDNNLKEIHLVSNEHPTVVAFKNALEGILRLNKLGSWMSQEATSPFETLTVNDVTLQIVQGYIELQETDVIVNSVDPLHGLRLGPVSKSILQQAGDELELEFNKKITGIHQGSQLVLVTKGFKLSCQCVYHVLWDSRCFKKSQVLRIAVKECLEKCLELNKTSISFPALGTGNIGIPNYVAAKIMFGEVLNFAKRHLKKQLTVNFVIFPEELETYKTFSAEMAKNKSKPHHSNNYSVPKLTREEKRENGLKSKSPAINLMGSNLEKMKEAQAWIQRILSPQNPHIIENNHILYLGKKEHDVLTQLQNTLRVSISEIISLEKAILEIKGTQADVIEVVLNIEHMLCEVQEEMARKKELALWSLSGQWTDGQPKNQDEMKRNKFLRCLKLSAEEIQDQKKLFENCGLQVIKVEKIDNSVLMAVFQKKKKVMEERTHGKPVSCRLFQQVPYQFCEAVCRVGFQRMYSVPCDLKYGIGIYFTKNLKNLADQVKKTSATTELIYVFEAEVLTGSFCQGHQLNILPSPLSPGDIDIHDSVVDDVSSPETFVIFSDTQAMPQYLWTCTQDHVRPQDHSSGLRMLSSQQSGARFSRGSSVN from the exons ATGCTCATTCCTGGGCTGGAGCTATCTGTTTGGTGGGATGACCTCACCAGGCACGCTGTTGATGTTGTGGTGAATGCAGCCAATGGAGACCTTATTCATGCAGGAGGGCTGGCCCGGGCCCTGGTGAATGCTGGCGGCCCTGAAATCCAAGAGGAGAGCAGAAGATTCATTTCCCAATTTGGGAAAATACCAACTGGTAAGATAGCTATCACAAATGCAGGGAGACTTCCCTGCAGATTCATTATTCATGCAGTTGGGCCTCAGTGGACAGCGACAGATTGTGATGCATGTATCCATAAGCTGCAGGAGGCCATTGTAAATATTCTGGATTATGCCACCTTTACCTCTCCGTACATTAAGACACTAGCAATTCCAGCCCTGAGCTCTGGGATTTTCCAGTTTCCTCTGGACTTGTGCACACAGACCATTGTGAAAACTATCTATTTGTATTACCAAGGGAAGCAACTGGACAATAATTTGAAAGAAATTCACCTGGTAAGCAATGAGCACCCTACTGTTGTTGcctttaaaaatgctttggaagGAATCCTAAGGCTGAACAAACTGGGATCCTGGATGAGTCAAGAAGCCACCTCTCCTTTTGAGACGCTAACTGTGAATGATGTGACTCTCCAGATTGTCCAGGGCTACATTGAATTGCAGGAG acgGATGTAATTGTTAATTCTGTAGATCCGCTACATGGTCTCAGATTAGGACCTGTGTCGAAATCAATTCTACAACAAGCAGGAGATGAACTAGaactggaatttaataaaaaaattaccgGGATACATCAAGGTTCTCAGTTGGTACTGGTCACAAAAGGATTTAAATTGTCCTGTCAATGTGTATACCATGTGTTGTGGGACTCAAGATGTTTCAAAAAGTCTCAG GTGCTGAGAATTGCGGTGAAGGAATGTTTGGAGAAATGCCTTGAACTAAATAAAACTTCTATTTCCTTCCCCGCCCTGGGGACTGGAAACATTGGTATTCCGAACTATGTAGCAGCCAAGATCATGTTTggtgaagttttaaattttgccaAGCGCCATTTGAAAAAACAATTAACTGTAAATTTTGTGATCTTTCCAGAAGAACTGGAGACCTATAAG ACTTTCAGCGCTGAAATGGCAAAGAATAAGTCCAAGCCACATCATTCCAATAATTACAGTG TCCCCAAGTTGaccagagaggagaaaagagaaaatgggctCAAATCTAAATCTCCTGCAATCAATCTGATGGGATCCAACCTGGAAAAGATGAAGGAGGCCCAAGCGTGGATCCAGAGGATACTGAGCCCCCAGAATCCACATATCATTGAGAATAATCATATCCTCTACCTCGGGAAAAAGGAACATGACGTTTTGACTCAGCTTCAGAATACCTTAAGGGTCTCTATCTCAGAGATTATCAGTCTGGAAAAGGCAATTTTAGAGATCAAAGGAACCCAAGCTGATGTTATTGAGGTTGTTCTGAACATTGAACATATGCTGTGTGAAGTCCAAGAGGAAATGGCAAGAAAAAAGGAGCTAGCCCTTTGGAGCTTGTCAG GACAATGGACTGATGGGCAACCAAAAAATCAGgatgaaatgaaaaggaataagtTTCTGAGATGCCTAAAACTTTCAGCTGAGGAAATTCAGGATCAGAAGAAACTGTTTGAAAACTGTGGTTTGCAGGTTATAAAG GTGGAGAAAATAGACAATTCCGTTCTCATGGCTGtcttccaaaaaaagaagaaagtgatgGAAGAGAGAACACATGGGAAACCTGTGAGCTGCAGGTTGTTTCAGCAAGTTCCTTACCAGTTCTGTGAAGCAGTATGCAGAGTTGGCTTTCAAAGAATGTACTCGGTGCCCTGCG aCCTAAAATATGGAATTGGTATATACTTCACCAAGAACCTGAAAAACCTAGCAGACCAGGTCAAGAAAACATCTGCTACAACTGAACTGATATATGTGTTTGAAGCTGAAGTACTCACAGGCTCCTTCTGTCAGGGTCATCAGTTAAATATTCTTCCCTCACCGTTGAGTCCTGGAGACATAGATATCCATGACAGTGTGGTTGATGATGTCTCCAGCCCTGAAACCTTTGTGATTTTTAGTGATACTCAGGCTATGCCCCAGTATTTGTGGACTTGCACCCAGGATCATGTACGGCCACAGGATCACTCATCAGGACTAAGGATGCTGTCTTCACAGCAGTCTGGAGCAAGATTCTCAAGGGGTAGCTCTGTCAATTAG
- the PARP9 gene encoding protein mono-ADP-ribosyltransferase PARP9 isoform X1, whose translation MDFSQVKNGSRAAASNEKSETATLEEGHSWQTPINHSHFTILKNNESQLCEVLQNKFDCVCTLVLPSPSGTFRGPQQVFREMLIPGLELSVWWDDLTRHAVDVVVNAANGDLIHAGGLARALVNAGGPEIQEESRRFISQFGKIPTGKIAITNAGRLPCRFIIHAVGPQWTATDCDACIHKLQEAIVNILDYATFTSPYIKTLAIPALSSGIFQFPLDLCTQTIVKTIYLYYQGKQLDNNLKEIHLVSNEHPTVVAFKNALEGILRLNKLGSWMSQEATSPFETLTVNDVTLQIVQGYIELQETDVIVNSVDPLHGLRLGPVSKSILQQAGDELELEFNKKITGIHQGSQLVLVTKGFKLSCQCVYHVLWDSRCFKKSQVLRIAVKECLEKCLELNKTSISFPALGTGNIGIPNYVAAKIMFGEVLNFAKRHLKKQLTVNFVIFPEELETYKTFSAEMAKNKSKPHHSNNYSVPKLTREEKRENGLKSKSPAINLMGSNLEKMKEAQAWIQRILSPQNPHIIENNHILYLGKKEHDVLTQLQNTLRVSISEIISLEKAILEIKGTQADVIEVVLNIEHMLCEVQEEMARKKELALWSLSGQWTDGQPKNQDEMKRNKFLRCLKLSAEEIQDQKKLFENCGLQVIKVEKIDNSVLMAVFQKKKKVMEERTHGKPVSCRLFQQVPYQFCEAVCRVGFQRMYSVPCDLKYGIGIYFTKNLKNLADQVKKTSATTELIYVFEAEVLTGSFCQGHQLNILPSPLSPGDIDIHDSVVDDVSSPETFVIFSDTQAMPQYLWTCTQDHVRPQDHSSGLRMLSSQQSGARFSRGSSVN comes from the exons ATGGACTTTTCCCAGGTAAAAAAC GGTTCCAGAGCAGCAGCTTCCAATGAGAAATCAG AAACTGCCACTCTTGAAGAAGGCCACAGTTGGCAAACTCCCATTAATCACAGtcatttcacaattttaaaaaataatgagagtcAGCTGTGTGAAGTCCTTCAGAATAAATTTGATTGTGTCTGTACCCTGGTCTTGCCATCCCCTTCCGGGACCTTCCGTGGACCTCAGCAAGTCTTCAGAGAAATGCTCATTCCTGGGCTGGAGCTATCTGTTTGGTGGGATGACCTCACCAGGCACGCTGTTGATGTTGTGGTGAATGCAGCCAATGGAGACCTTATTCATGCAGGAGGGCTGGCCCGGGCCCTGGTGAATGCTGGCGGCCCTGAAATCCAAGAGGAGAGCAGAAGATTCATTTCCCAATTTGGGAAAATACCAACTGGTAAGATAGCTATCACAAATGCAGGGAGACTTCCCTGCAGATTCATTATTCATGCAGTTGGGCCTCAGTGGACAGCGACAGATTGTGATGCATGTATCCATAAGCTGCAGGAGGCCATTGTAAATATTCTGGATTATGCCACCTTTACCTCTCCGTACATTAAGACACTAGCAATTCCAGCCCTGAGCTCTGGGATTTTCCAGTTTCCTCTGGACTTGTGCACACAGACCATTGTGAAAACTATCTATTTGTATTACCAAGGGAAGCAACTGGACAATAATTTGAAAGAAATTCACCTGGTAAGCAATGAGCACCCTACTGTTGTTGcctttaaaaatgctttggaagGAATCCTAAGGCTGAACAAACTGGGATCCTGGATGAGTCAAGAAGCCACCTCTCCTTTTGAGACGCTAACTGTGAATGATGTGACTCTCCAGATTGTCCAGGGCTACATTGAATTGCAGGAG acgGATGTAATTGTTAATTCTGTAGATCCGCTACATGGTCTCAGATTAGGACCTGTGTCGAAATCAATTCTACAACAAGCAGGAGATGAACTAGaactggaatttaataaaaaaattaccgGGATACATCAAGGTTCTCAGTTGGTACTGGTCACAAAAGGATTTAAATTGTCCTGTCAATGTGTATACCATGTGTTGTGGGACTCAAGATGTTTCAAAAAGTCTCAG GTGCTGAGAATTGCGGTGAAGGAATGTTTGGAGAAATGCCTTGAACTAAATAAAACTTCTATTTCCTTCCCCGCCCTGGGGACTGGAAACATTGGTATTCCGAACTATGTAGCAGCCAAGATCATGTTTggtgaagttttaaattttgccaAGCGCCATTTGAAAAAACAATTAACTGTAAATTTTGTGATCTTTCCAGAAGAACTGGAGACCTATAAG ACTTTCAGCGCTGAAATGGCAAAGAATAAGTCCAAGCCACATCATTCCAATAATTACAGTG TCCCCAAGTTGaccagagaggagaaaagagaaaatgggctCAAATCTAAATCTCCTGCAATCAATCTGATGGGATCCAACCTGGAAAAGATGAAGGAGGCCCAAGCGTGGATCCAGAGGATACTGAGCCCCCAGAATCCACATATCATTGAGAATAATCATATCCTCTACCTCGGGAAAAAGGAACATGACGTTTTGACTCAGCTTCAGAATACCTTAAGGGTCTCTATCTCAGAGATTATCAGTCTGGAAAAGGCAATTTTAGAGATCAAAGGAACCCAAGCTGATGTTATTGAGGTTGTTCTGAACATTGAACATATGCTGTGTGAAGTCCAAGAGGAAATGGCAAGAAAAAAGGAGCTAGCCCTTTGGAGCTTGTCAG GACAATGGACTGATGGGCAACCAAAAAATCAGgatgaaatgaaaaggaataagtTTCTGAGATGCCTAAAACTTTCAGCTGAGGAAATTCAGGATCAGAAGAAACTGTTTGAAAACTGTGGTTTGCAGGTTATAAAG GTGGAGAAAATAGACAATTCCGTTCTCATGGCTGtcttccaaaaaaagaagaaagtgatgGAAGAGAGAACACATGGGAAACCTGTGAGCTGCAGGTTGTTTCAGCAAGTTCCTTACCAGTTCTGTGAAGCAGTATGCAGAGTTGGCTTTCAAAGAATGTACTCGGTGCCCTGCG aCCTAAAATATGGAATTGGTATATACTTCACCAAGAACCTGAAAAACCTAGCAGACCAGGTCAAGAAAACATCTGCTACAACTGAACTGATATATGTGTTTGAAGCTGAAGTACTCACAGGCTCCTTCTGTCAGGGTCATCAGTTAAATATTCTTCCCTCACCGTTGAGTCCTGGAGACATAGATATCCATGACAGTGTGGTTGATGATGTCTCCAGCCCTGAAACCTTTGTGATTTTTAGTGATACTCAGGCTATGCCCCAGTATTTGTGGACTTGCACCCAGGATCATGTACGGCCACAGGATCACTCATCAGGACTAAGGATGCTGTCTTCACAGCAGTCTGGAGCAAGATTCTCAAGGGGTAGCTCTGTCAATTAG
- the PARP9 gene encoding protein mono-ADP-ribosyltransferase PARP9 isoform X2, with the protein MDFSQGSRAAASNEKSETATLEEGHSWQTPINHSHFTILKNNESQLCEVLQNKFDCVCTLVLPSPSGTFRGPQQVFREMLIPGLELSVWWDDLTRHAVDVVVNAANGDLIHAGGLARALVNAGGPEIQEESRRFISQFGKIPTGKIAITNAGRLPCRFIIHAVGPQWTATDCDACIHKLQEAIVNILDYATFTSPYIKTLAIPALSSGIFQFPLDLCTQTIVKTIYLYYQGKQLDNNLKEIHLVSNEHPTVVAFKNALEGILRLNKLGSWMSQEATSPFETLTVNDVTLQIVQGYIELQETDVIVNSVDPLHGLRLGPVSKSILQQAGDELELEFNKKITGIHQGSQLVLVTKGFKLSCQCVYHVLWDSRCFKKSQVLRIAVKECLEKCLELNKTSISFPALGTGNIGIPNYVAAKIMFGEVLNFAKRHLKKQLTVNFVIFPEELETYKTFSAEMAKNKSKPHHSNNYSVPKLTREEKRENGLKSKSPAINLMGSNLEKMKEAQAWIQRILSPQNPHIIENNHILYLGKKEHDVLTQLQNTLRVSISEIISLEKAILEIKGTQADVIEVVLNIEHMLCEVQEEMARKKELALWSLSGQWTDGQPKNQDEMKRNKFLRCLKLSAEEIQDQKKLFENCGLQVIKVEKIDNSVLMAVFQKKKKVMEERTHGKPVSCRLFQQVPYQFCEAVCRVGFQRMYSVPCDLKYGIGIYFTKNLKNLADQVKKTSATTELIYVFEAEVLTGSFCQGHQLNILPSPLSPGDIDIHDSVVDDVSSPETFVIFSDTQAMPQYLWTCTQDHVRPQDHSSGLRMLSSQQSGARFSRGSSVN; encoded by the exons ATGGACTTTTCCCAG GGTTCCAGAGCAGCAGCTTCCAATGAGAAATCAG AAACTGCCACTCTTGAAGAAGGCCACAGTTGGCAAACTCCCATTAATCACAGtcatttcacaattttaaaaaataatgagagtcAGCTGTGTGAAGTCCTTCAGAATAAATTTGATTGTGTCTGTACCCTGGTCTTGCCATCCCCTTCCGGGACCTTCCGTGGACCTCAGCAAGTCTTCAGAGAAATGCTCATTCCTGGGCTGGAGCTATCTGTTTGGTGGGATGACCTCACCAGGCACGCTGTTGATGTTGTGGTGAATGCAGCCAATGGAGACCTTATTCATGCAGGAGGGCTGGCCCGGGCCCTGGTGAATGCTGGCGGCCCTGAAATCCAAGAGGAGAGCAGAAGATTCATTTCCCAATTTGGGAAAATACCAACTGGTAAGATAGCTATCACAAATGCAGGGAGACTTCCCTGCAGATTCATTATTCATGCAGTTGGGCCTCAGTGGACAGCGACAGATTGTGATGCATGTATCCATAAGCTGCAGGAGGCCATTGTAAATATTCTGGATTATGCCACCTTTACCTCTCCGTACATTAAGACACTAGCAATTCCAGCCCTGAGCTCTGGGATTTTCCAGTTTCCTCTGGACTTGTGCACACAGACCATTGTGAAAACTATCTATTTGTATTACCAAGGGAAGCAACTGGACAATAATTTGAAAGAAATTCACCTGGTAAGCAATGAGCACCCTACTGTTGTTGcctttaaaaatgctttggaagGAATCCTAAGGCTGAACAAACTGGGATCCTGGATGAGTCAAGAAGCCACCTCTCCTTTTGAGACGCTAACTGTGAATGATGTGACTCTCCAGATTGTCCAGGGCTACATTGAATTGCAGGAG acgGATGTAATTGTTAATTCTGTAGATCCGCTACATGGTCTCAGATTAGGACCTGTGTCGAAATCAATTCTACAACAAGCAGGAGATGAACTAGaactggaatttaataaaaaaattaccgGGATACATCAAGGTTCTCAGTTGGTACTGGTCACAAAAGGATTTAAATTGTCCTGTCAATGTGTATACCATGTGTTGTGGGACTCAAGATGTTTCAAAAAGTCTCAG GTGCTGAGAATTGCGGTGAAGGAATGTTTGGAGAAATGCCTTGAACTAAATAAAACTTCTATTTCCTTCCCCGCCCTGGGGACTGGAAACATTGGTATTCCGAACTATGTAGCAGCCAAGATCATGTTTggtgaagttttaaattttgccaAGCGCCATTTGAAAAAACAATTAACTGTAAATTTTGTGATCTTTCCAGAAGAACTGGAGACCTATAAG ACTTTCAGCGCTGAAATGGCAAAGAATAAGTCCAAGCCACATCATTCCAATAATTACAGTG TCCCCAAGTTGaccagagaggagaaaagagaaaatgggctCAAATCTAAATCTCCTGCAATCAATCTGATGGGATCCAACCTGGAAAAGATGAAGGAGGCCCAAGCGTGGATCCAGAGGATACTGAGCCCCCAGAATCCACATATCATTGAGAATAATCATATCCTCTACCTCGGGAAAAAGGAACATGACGTTTTGACTCAGCTTCAGAATACCTTAAGGGTCTCTATCTCAGAGATTATCAGTCTGGAAAAGGCAATTTTAGAGATCAAAGGAACCCAAGCTGATGTTATTGAGGTTGTTCTGAACATTGAACATATGCTGTGTGAAGTCCAAGAGGAAATGGCAAGAAAAAAGGAGCTAGCCCTTTGGAGCTTGTCAG GACAATGGACTGATGGGCAACCAAAAAATCAGgatgaaatgaaaaggaataagtTTCTGAGATGCCTAAAACTTTCAGCTGAGGAAATTCAGGATCAGAAGAAACTGTTTGAAAACTGTGGTTTGCAGGTTATAAAG GTGGAGAAAATAGACAATTCCGTTCTCATGGCTGtcttccaaaaaaagaagaaagtgatgGAAGAGAGAACACATGGGAAACCTGTGAGCTGCAGGTTGTTTCAGCAAGTTCCTTACCAGTTCTGTGAAGCAGTATGCAGAGTTGGCTTTCAAAGAATGTACTCGGTGCCCTGCG aCCTAAAATATGGAATTGGTATATACTTCACCAAGAACCTGAAAAACCTAGCAGACCAGGTCAAGAAAACATCTGCTACAACTGAACTGATATATGTGTTTGAAGCTGAAGTACTCACAGGCTCCTTCTGTCAGGGTCATCAGTTAAATATTCTTCCCTCACCGTTGAGTCCTGGAGACATAGATATCCATGACAGTGTGGTTGATGATGTCTCCAGCCCTGAAACCTTTGTGATTTTTAGTGATACTCAGGCTATGCCCCAGTATTTGTGGACTTGCACCCAGGATCATGTACGGCCACAGGATCACTCATCAGGACTAAGGATGCTGTCTTCACAGCAGTCTGGAGCAAGATTCTCAAGGGGTAGCTCTGTCAATTAG